DNA sequence from the Gordonia polyisoprenivorans genome:
CGCCGACGTGTTGCCGGTGTTCTCGATGTCGTTGGCCATGGGGAGGTCGTCAGGGAATCCGAGGTTCTTCTTCATGAGTTCGTTGATGCGGGCGTTCGCCTGATGGGGGATGAACACCTCGATGTCCTCGATGCCCACACCGGAGGTTTCGATGACCGCGGCCAACGCCTTGGGCAGGGTGATCGCCGCCCAGCGGAACACGCGCGGGCCCTGCATCGTCACGACCATCCGGCCGACGGGATCACTCTCCGGGTCCTTGTGCTGATACTCCTGCGCGCGGTTCATGTAGGCGGGGATGTCGTAGTTCTGTCCGATGGCCTCGGCGTTTTCACCGTCGGAACCCCACACGGTGGGGGAGATGCCGTTGTCCTCGCTCGGCCCGACGACGACCGCGCCGGCGCCGTCACCGAAGATGAAGGCGGTGTTGCGGTCGGTGGGTTCCATGACCACCGACATCGTCTCCACCCCGACCACCAGCACGTACCGCGCCGACCCGGCCCGCACCGTATCGGCCGCCACACCCAGGGCGTACCCGAACCCGCCGCAGCCGGCGGCGATGTCGTAGGCGGGGATGCCGTTGAGGCCGATGTCGAAGGCGACGATCGGGCCGCCGTGCGGGATCTTGGTCTTCCAGCTGTTGGTCGCCAGGATCAGCGCACCGATCTCCTCCTTGGCCACACCGGAGTTGCTGATGGCGCGTACGGCGGCGGCAGCGGCCATCGAGCGGGCACTCTCGTCGCCACTGATCCAGCGGCGGTTACGAATACCGCTGCGCTCATAGATCCATTCGTCGGTGCTGTCGAGGACCTCGCACACCTCGTCGTTGCTGACCAGCCGCCTCGGCCGGTACGCGCCGATGCCCAGCATCGCGACATTATGGTGTCCGGTGTTCGCTGCGAGTTTCGCCACGTGTCGTTCCCTTCGGGTTGCGCCGGGAGAGATTCTATGTGTTTGTGCTCTCACGCCTTGGCGCCGACGCGGCGATCACCAGGCGTGCACGGTGTTCTGCGCGGACTCCAGACCGGCCGAGAGCAGCAGTTCGACGGCGTCGGCGCCGTGTTCGATCAGCAGATCGACGTCGGCACGCGCAGCCGACGGAAATGGTTTCAGCACGAAATCTGCCGGATCCTGGCGTCCCGGTGGCCGCCCGATTCCCAGCCGGACCCGCAGATAGTCGCGGGTGCCGACGGACTGGCTCACCGACCGCAGACCGTTGTGGCCGCCTTCGCCGCCGCCGCGCTTGAGCCGGACCAGACCGAAATCGATGTCGAGTTCGTCGTGCAGCACGATCAGGTCATCCGGTGAGACCGAATAGAACTTGGCCAGCGGCCCGATCTGACGACCGACGGTGTTCATGTAGGTCCGCGCCTTGGCCACCAACACCGAACCGCCGGCGAGCGGTATCGATGCGACCTCGGCGCCGGAGCGCTTGTGCACCGAATACCGCCCACCGGCGGAGGTGACCAGATGATCGGCGACCATGGCGCCGATGTTGTGGCGTGTCTTCTCGTACTTCGGACCCGGATTACCCAGTCCGACGATGAGTTTCACGTGTCAGGGTCAC
Encoded proteins:
- a CDS encoding beta-ketoacyl-ACP synthase 3, which translates into the protein MAKLAANTGHHNVAMLGIGAYRPRRLVSNDEVCEVLDSTDEWIYERSGIRNRRWISGDESARSMAAAAAVRAISNSGVAKEEIGALILATNSWKTKIPHGGPIVAFDIGLNGIPAYDIAAGCGGFGYALGVAADTVRAGSARYVLVVGVETMSVVMEPTDRNTAFIFGDGAGAVVVGPSEDNGISPTVWGSDGENAEAIGQNYDIPAYMNRAQEYQHKDPESDPVGRMVVTMQGPRVFRWAAITLPKALAAVIETSGVGIEDIEVFIPHQANARINELMKKNLGFPDDLPMANDIENTGNTSAASIPLAMEEMLATGKARGGQTAMLLGFGAGLSYAGAIVTLPPAPAITSFDELG
- the pth gene encoding aminoacyl-tRNA hydrolase — protein: MKLIVGLGNPGPKYEKTRHNIGAMVADHLVTSAGGRYSVHKRSGAEVASIPLAGGSVLVAKARTYMNTVGRQIGPLAKFYSVSPDDLIVLHDELDIDFGLVRLKRGGGEGGHNGLRSVSQSVGTRDYLRVRLGIGRPPGRQDPADFVLKPFPSAARADVDLLIEHGADAVELLLSAGLESAQNTVHAW